The window AGATCTGATTCCTCGCTTTCGTGGAGGTAAACCGACCGTTTTTCAATGCAAGACGGCAAAGATGAGCCAAACTTTAGGTTTGCTAGGGCTAGGCAGAAGCTACGAGCTAGGTGCTGAAAAGAAAAGAGCGTAGGAGAAAAAGTAACGTAAGGTTGTGAAAGAATCGATTGGGTTTTTCAATCGGCCATATACCCACATATACAAGGGTATGCCTGGTCTTTTTCCTTGGCACATAAGcggctttttctattttttttgtaaAAGCATTAGCCTAGGCCCAATACTAGTAGACTTTTCATATTAGCTCTGTTTTGGCAGAATAGTTGATTACGCAAAATCTTTTCCATCTTCAGTTTTCCAAACCAGACCTCTTTCCTTCTTTCTCTCCATGCGTGAGCTCTGTACTTGCAATCATGTGTGCATTCAGGTTGCATAAAAGGCCAATTCAGCCGTTACCTCAAAGCCAAGCAAGAGGTGCTTTAAGCTTTGTGTGGGCCAGCTTTTGGATCCGACCCAACCAACCAAACGGGTCAATTTCTTCCCACGCGTGCCTAGCTAATGCGAGCAACCAGCTTTTGGATCCGACCCAACCAACCAAACAGGCCAATTTCTTCCCGCACAGGCCTGGCAGAGCTTAATGCAAGCAACCAAACACGCCACTAGTACAAACACCAACTCCCCTTAACAGTAGAGATGTTTACAAACCAAATGCACACAAATGCAGCCAGTGATACCTACGCACTTGCTAGATGCTGAAAATTATGTGTACTAATTCTTTTTGGTGACACAACGTCTTAGTGCTACAAACAAATGACTGGACTGGGAGATGAGAATCAGATGCAACGCCCAAGCAGGCACTAATATCCCTTCAACAGTAGGCAGACAACCCAAACCCACAACAGAGTTCATAGTTCATTGTGCCTTAGGGTACATGGGAATACAAGAGCTGTCTCACAAAGTGGCAATCCTTCACAACCTCGAGATGACCGCTTCAACCTCAGAAGGGGTGTAGAGGTGGTAGCTAGGGGAGACCTTCGCAATGTCAACGTTGTTCGGGGTCACCTGTTTCAAAAGAGATTACATATTATTAGGCATCTGTGACACGGTATTTATTGAACCTACGAGTGACGAATATGGAAAGGGTCGAGATGCCCTACCTTTTCTTCCATAACCTGCTTCAGGATAGAAAGGGCTATGGTCTCTGCCTCAGCGATGGTCAGTTCCTGCATCaacatgtcaattcttttcaagcACAATTCTGCATGCATGAATTCCGGCAACTACTGAAAGCATGGCTACAACACGGCACCAAATTTTATATGTAGGTCTGCGTACTGTGTAGACAGCAAAATTCAAGACTTCTAAGCTGTAGCAGTTCAACTGGTGCATGTCCGTAAACACCACATAAATGGCTTTGATGGCTTTGATGTCATAGCTAAGACTGTTAGCTCAGATTTTTGATCCAGACTTGCTATGCAATTTATGTCTATGACCCATGCAGCAGATTTTTCTCCAAACGATATGGGAATTTTTCATGTTGTTAGTGCTGGAACTAAAGTTGTCTGCATGCTTGCACCTAACTTATGGTCTATCCCCTGTTTAGATAGTTATGATACCTTGTTGTACTGCTCTTGTAATGAGCTATCAGCTCCTTCAGAGCCCGACCCAATGGCTTTGGCCTTGCACTGCCAAAAGGTCCCCGATGGGTCTGTGTAATACCTGTAAGACAATAATTGATCGATGAGATACTAGTAAAGTTCACTTGGCTTTGTAAACTGATCATCACACAAGTAATTACATGATGCTCGCTTCACAACATAGACAGATAGAAATACCACACAAAGGAAAGAGCTGTTTCAAGTGCATCATCTAATCAAGTGGTAACAACCTCAGTTAAGATGGAAGACATGATTCTTATGACTTATCATCAAGCAGGGATATAGTTGCTCATCTGGGGAGAAATAATACATGAATGTATAAGGATAGAAAATATAACATATAAAACCCCGAAGCATTGGATAACACTCTTTGATATGCCAGTTTTCAAATATCAACTCTCCTTGATTATAATTGAATATCATGTCAACTTACACAGCAGTTGGAATTTTGAAAGTAAAGCAACTAAACTAGAAACCTTGGCAGTAAAATTTGATTATCTTCATCATATCAACTAAGATTGAGCGAACAGGGGATGATGGAAACGGCCACTAGAACAACTATTGGTGAATTCCTTTTCTCAGATAGTCTCCATAAAATGTAGGTGTACAGGAACTAATGCCGGTTATAATTCATGTAACTGGAAACAAAAGGTATCATTTTGGCAGCACTGAGGGTGAGGGGTCAGGGATGGCAATTGACGTGACAATCTAGAAAAAGGCAATATATATTAAACAAAGAAAAGCATCGTTTCTGTTATAGCTAGTTGCTCTGCTTTCCGAACTTCTAGCTGCTATGATAAAGATAATCAAATTTATATTTAATAAGAGTTACTGACAACCACGCGGCATGCTACCACACCTGTTTTTCAATTTGTATAAAAGGTAGAGAGATTGATACTTACAAGCTGGttctaaaagtttattattcaataAGAGTTACTGACAACCCAATAAACTGAGTTAAAGGGATCGATACTTACAAACTGGttctaaaagtttattattcaataAGAGTTACTGACAACCCAATGAACTGAGTTAAAGGGATCGATACTTACAAAGTGGTTCTAAAAGTTTATTATCAATAAGAGTTACTGACAACCCAATGATCTGAGTTAAAGGGATCGATACTTACAAGCTGGGTCCATGTTCATCATGACCAGCAATAAGGAGAGAGACTCCAAACGGCCGTGACTGCATAAATAAACAAGTACATCAGAACCTTACTCTATGATATTGGTACGTGTGTAAAATACAGAAAAATGTGAGCGGGTAAATACAGCAAAGTAATTAGTCAAGATTAACAAAATTGCTTTGACTAGTTCATGAGTCTTTGCAAGTACAGGTTAACAAAGTAACTCAAGTCTAGAAGATAATAATCAGCAAAAGCCAAACTAAACACGTGCTGGTTTGGTCTAGATCCACAAACTTTTCATAAATTTTGGCAGTCATCTAAAAAATGTCTATTATGTTAACTACACTACAAAAATTTCCAACAAAGATGTTCAGTTTCCTCCGTAGTTATACTTTGTTACCATAGGAAGTATGCAGCCATCAAAGTGTGATATACAGCATTGTTTCCTTTAGAAAAAGAAGATGCAACAACAGAAAAATGATCCTGTTTCCCATCTTCTGCACGTGTGCAATACCTTTTGTCATTGCATTAGTAGAAAAAAGAGAATGAGACTCACCATTGATTCTTCATCACCTTCACCAAAGCGCAAAGCCAAGTCACAGATAGCTTGTGTGGTAGATTCTACTGTCATTGGCTCCCCATATGAGAACCTATGATTCTGTTTGAGACCATATGAAGTGAAGTTAACCAATAGAGGGCAGAACTTGCATGTATGTAATAATAACCAAATAGCTTGCCTGAGTCTCAACACGAGCATGCTCAACCAGTGTTCTGGCGTCAGCAATAAGGCCACTCATGGCACAGCCGACATGCTCATCAATTTCCATGATTTTCTCCACACTGCTTGGTTCCTGTATAATCATAGCAAAGAAAACTTGAAGTGTTCAACAGTTTGGGCATGGTACAACCTAACATAGGAACTAAAAGTTGAAGGATGATGGAACCTCAAGGAATAAAAGACAACTAAGTAACATCAAATACAGTCAGCATCAGGCAGTTATCTTTTACCGCTACATATAAGTTTCATGTAGATCCTTATTAATTAACACAAACAAGCTATGGGTAAAAAAATGGGCGTCaagtacttgtgcatatcatccaaACAAGAAACAGAAAAATACTTGTCTGACAAATGGGGACAAAACATGTGCACAAGATTCAACCAATCATCACATGTCCAGTGATCCTTGACGATGAGTTATGAAGATAAAAGAAGTGATAGTTATGTGTTGAAAAAACAAACCGACATATTTCTAAGTTGTCCAGTAGTACATTATTTTTCCAGTCTGGTAAGTAGACATGAATCAATTTGTCAATATTTGGCAGAATGCATAAATTAGGTTAAACAACAACAGAACCTACCCTGTTAAAGCACTAAGAAATTGGATATACCCTGAAGAACAATATCAACATCTTGACAGTTGAAACATAGAACAAAAAAGATAATAGTGAAAACCCTAATGGACCTATCTAAGAATGTGGACATTTTGCCCATTAAGAGATCATCAACAGTCATCAAGCATACAGCTGAAGGATATGGTAGTATTTCACAGGAACAATAATATAAATTAATAAGTGGATATGCAAAATTACCAGCAGCGGTGAGGTGACACGTTTCTCAACAGCCAGTACAACACCATCCTTAGTCATCAAGCCGATTGCAGTGGAGCCCAACTGCAATCCATAACAGAAGGATCAGCATCATAAGAATGTAGCGAGGGGCACATCAATCTCAGCACGAAATCCGGAGATCCGCAGTCTCATCCTAAATGCCCAACCTCAGGCCCAAAACCCCACGAATCTGGCCTCCCCCACCCCCACAATGAATCTCACCTTGATGGCCTCAATGGCGTACTCGACCTGGAACAGCCGCCCCTCCGGGGAGAAGGTGTTGACCCCACGGTCGTACTCCGTCCTGCACACACACACGCCGAGAAACCCCATGAGAATCAGCAATCCCGCCGTCGGCGACAGATCCAAAGAATCGATAACAAAATCCTGAGCTGAGCTTGGAGAGGAAGAAATCGATTACCTCGTGAGAAACATCGCGTCGGCGGATGCGGATCGGAATTCGAAGCACTTGATTCTATTTCTACTACACGGGGTGGGTGCTTGGTGGTGTTTCTTCTTGGGAACCAAGTACTAGTAGAGAGGAGAGGAGACGGCGGCGAGTTTCTTCTTGGGACGGAGTTTTCTTTTCTTGGGGAGGACGGACTGTAGTGGCTTTTCCGGGCCTCCAACACTTTAGCCTAGCCAGGCCCAAGCTAGTTCTGGTCCACTAGGCCTCAGCAAGTAAGTAGTGGCCTGTTGCTCAAAAAAGAAAAGAGTAAGTAGTGGCCCGTTCACAGGCCTGAAGAAGATCCAATAAACGAAAGCCTCTTCCTCTCCGCCTTGGCGCCCTTCACAATTCCCTCCCAACCGACCGTCTCTCTCCTCTACTAGTGTGTTGCCCATGGCGGCAACGACGGCGCAGCAGAAGACGGCGACGGTGGAGCAGGAGGAGGGGGAGCACGGTCCCTTCACCATTGAGCAGCTCCAGGTGCTCTATCAAAACTCTGTCCCAATCTTGGTCCCCAAATGTTTTCCTCAAGCTCGAGGCTTTCTCAGGGTTTCCGCTCCGCGTATAGGACGATTGCTGCGAGTATGTCTCGATTTGGGGTCGCTGTTGGCTTCTTGCGGTGTGGATTTAGATtcttgctggaagttcttgattcgATTCTCCCCCGTCCCCCACCCCAAATGGCGCGCATTTCTTGGAGTTTCCGTTCCCCTTGCAGGCGAATTGATATTCAAAATTGGTGTTGCCACTTGGATTTGAGGGTGTTTCTGCAGGTTCTTGATCACAAAAGCCCACCTTCTTGACTTCTTCCTACGGATTCGCCCCTTAATGGTGTTCATTTTTTGAAGGGGATATCCGCTCAACTTGCAATTGAGATGACTTGCGTATTCTTGGTTAAACTTATTTATTCATCAAAAGTTGAGGTGGCGGATTCAATATTTAATACAGTACTACTTCTACGCGTTAAGCTCTAATTTAAGGGTTCTTGCTTCTAAAATCGCTTGGAAATTGTAGCGACATGTCAGCATCCACTGTCTTCTTTGCTAAATTGCTTTtatgaattattattattattgtcttGTTGCATACGTGAATGTACCAAAGACTACAATATTTCATATGCGCCTGGATTGTTATATTTCAACATGAACAATGTGAAGAAATGAGCAACTTGTTATCTGCATGCATGCCATATCTTGCTAACTGGAAATTTTAGCAACCAGCCACCAAATTGAACGCATGGCTTAATtctataatttcttcagaaaactcTAGTAGTAGAAATAGTTTTTTGTCATGTGTT is drawn from Triticum dicoccoides isolate Atlit2015 ecotype Zavitan chromosome 4A, WEW_v2.0, whole genome shotgun sequence and contains these coding sequences:
- the LOC119285990 gene encoding proteasome subunit alpha type-5-like; this translates as MFLTRTEYDRGVNTFSPEGRLFQVEYAIEAIKLGSTAIGLMTKDGVVLAVEKRVTSPLLEPSSVEKIMEIDEHVGCAMSGLIADARTLVEHARVETQNHRFSYGEPMTVESTTQAICDLALRFGEGDEESMSRPFGVSLLIAGHDEHGPSLYYTDPSGTFWQCKAKAIGSGSEGADSSLQEQYNKELTIAEAETIALSILKQVMEEKVTPNNVDIAKVSPSYHLYTPSEVEAVISRL